The Desulfosporosinus acidiphilus SJ4 genome has a window encoding:
- a CDS encoding cell wall-binding repeat-containing protein, translated as MTFNRAKGAVRLWVQASGLIILTLLFSILGSRIAMANTVNLPASTQDIFSGASYDGFTFSVNAPGGGPMCLNGSLFSIAPALGFNIDTSGSYVPGNVDFRIRKTDSTKFQISSMQAEDFFIMGSNYTITGYADGTQRYSDTINFETPKSGTSAGSITYDCSGGISGTLTFNNWTGIDEIRITGPDISLGIGNINYIPGQTAAPTISTPITAGSKAVSGTAVANAAITLSKNGSLLGTATADAGGNWSYSSAASFSAGNTISVTAQGVGDDVSAPATATVVATVPGAPTGVSATAGNSWATVNFTAPVSDGGSPIASYTVTSNPGGLTATGSASPITISGLVNGTSYSFTVTAANGVGTSGASASSNSVTPSHTNAAPVVTVSGGTTSFTEGSSAVAVDPGLTVNDSDNTTLASATVSLGAGFQVGEDILSFINTDPATFGDISAFSNASTGVLTLTSAGAKATLNQWQAALRSVTYNNSSESPDISMRTVSFVVNDGTDNSIVVTKDLSVMAVNDSPSVTAPGSITVYENQATPLTGISFSDTDAGSGSVTVDFTATSSTFSAISGGGVIASGTGTSSLELTGTISNINAYITANNVSVTMNINSGPGSLTITINDNGNTGSGGALSGSSSIMLVPKPRISSLSPMSGSAAGGTSVSITGSGFSGATDVKFGSTSVTGYTVINDSLITVTSPAGSGLVDVTVTGPGGTSAPSPNDQFTYLVPNQDQGAPTGLTGITPTTAANNDGKITGVSDSMEYRLQGAATFTPVTALATEITDLAAGTYQVRYAARTGFNAGTAADVVVPAYIPPITPPISSSSSFLSLGDSIACGMSAATGSDYSHLFYNHLLADSAFSQLTLNNLAVSGDKSSDLLQRLQTPQYITAVGNAKVITISIGGDNLLSPVIASVCTAFGVNPASPNLTADLAAAMAVNPNKNAILTSLANSPALRQALQSGVGQFGTDFPQIIAAIKTLSPQAQIYVLNLYNPFGEQDPLYPVFDPLIRGINQVLSNNAGLGYRVADVYTKFRNTSGAVAFNLGAIQLDPHPTTAGHGAIYQALLNAESGQLPLSYYTVNIAPLTGGSITAISSSATSGSAISLAITPDNGMQLKPGTLVYNDGITNHSINGTSFTMPAANVVVKAEFEATATTSGAIYYSVDIGSLTGGNITASPTLATSGSAISLTITPDNGMQLKPGTLVYNNGITNYVISGTGFTMPAANVVITAEFEIISPAQGVSSDNRGGSYSSSSPVSTSTSTSTTISGKVIDSTSGDTLANAAVTVMTDSNGKTTISMKAAQTVMYKQSNGTTDSLSDLSKIAVTGNNGMTAAISADGTIQVSDLAKGTDNNFAITYDLGNGQKITIGTLDINVDSNGNVTVTTTLIDPYGIITDAATGKALESVHVTLYYADTERNKASGKTPDAVVALPGISGFGPNDNKNPQDSDKSGAYGFMVFPNSDYYIVATKDGYESYKSMTIAVEQEIVKWDFKMSRPLTGVTRLSGNSCVDTALAIAKASYTGKVNSVILTTAENYPDALAGSVLAYKLNAPILLVGSTDADQEKVLDYMKNDLDSSGTVYILGGTAAVSSAVESKVTACGFTKITRLGGTDRYETSAKIADQLAVKTGTPIVLAYGENYPDALSISSIAAQMQAPILLVSNDGISDSIRQEIQSIKPSKVYIIGGEGVISSTVESQIQQLSGLSQANIVRIWGADRYATSLAAAKYFNLASPTICIATGGNFPDALAGSSYAANHNASILLVDDSMSDQLENYLLNKKLTSAAIFGGEAVISKMIEQKINGLIEK; from the coding sequence ATGACTTTTAACAGGGCAAAGGGGGCGGTGCGTCTATGGGTGCAGGCCTCTGGTCTAATTATCTTGACGCTTCTTTTTAGTATTCTTGGGAGCAGGATAGCAATGGCGAATACTGTTAACTTACCCGCATCAACCCAAGATATATTTAGCGGTGCTAGTTATGACGGCTTCACATTTTCAGTCAACGCGCCGGGCGGCGGACCCATGTGTTTGAATGGTTCATTGTTCAGCATTGCTCCGGCGCTAGGGTTTAATATAGACACAAGCGGGTCATACGTACCTGGTAATGTAGACTTCAGAATCAGGAAAACGGATAGTACGAAGTTTCAGATTAGTTCAATGCAGGCTGAAGATTTTTTCATTATGGGTTCTAATTATACCATTACCGGATATGCCGATGGTACTCAGCGTTATTCCGATACCATTAACTTTGAAACTCCAAAGTCGGGCACATCTGCTGGGTCCATTACCTATGATTGCAGTGGCGGAATCTCAGGAACTCTAACCTTTAACAATTGGACGGGTATTGATGAGATCAGAATTACGGGTCCGGATATTTCTTTGGGAATCGGCAATATCAACTACATTCCGGGACAAACAGCGGCTCCGACCATATCAACACCTATTACAGCGGGGTCAAAAGCTGTGTCCGGTACGGCTGTTGCGAATGCAGCCATAACTCTGAGCAAAAATGGATCTCTACTGGGGACAGCAACCGCCGATGCCGGCGGGAACTGGTCATATAGTTCAGCAGCCTCCTTTAGCGCAGGCAATACGATTTCCGTTACTGCTCAAGGAGTAGGTGACGATGTCAGCGCTCCTGCCACCGCAACCGTCGTGGCGACGGTGCCCGGAGCGCCTACAGGAGTGTCAGCCACAGCAGGAAACAGTTGGGCAACTGTAAACTTTACAGCCCCGGTTTCAGACGGAGGCAGCCCAATAGCTTCCTACACGGTAACTTCCAATCCCGGGGGCCTAACCGCAACCGGCTCAGCAAGTCCAATAACAATTTCCGGGTTGGTCAACGGAACTTCTTATAGTTTTACAGTGACTGCGGCAAATGGAGTGGGTACCAGTGGTGCTTCTGCTTCCTCTAACAGTGTCACACCCAGCCATACTAATGCTGCGCCGGTCGTCACTGTCTCCGGCGGAACAACTTCCTTCACAGAAGGTTCATCAGCTGTAGCAGTTGATCCGGGGCTGACGGTAAACGATAGTGATAATACGACATTGGCTAGTGCCACAGTGTCTCTGGGGGCGGGTTTCCAGGTCGGAGAAGATATTCTAAGCTTTATAAATACTGATCCGGCAACCTTTGGAGATATTTCGGCCTTCTCCAATGCATCCACAGGCGTGCTAACCTTGACTTCAGCGGGAGCTAAGGCAACACTCAACCAATGGCAGGCTGCCCTGCGTTCCGTAACGTATAATAATAGTTCCGAAAGTCCGGATATTTCAATGAGAACTGTTAGCTTTGTGGTGAATGATGGGACTGATAATAGTATTGTTGTAACAAAAGATTTATCCGTAATGGCAGTTAATGATTCTCCCAGTGTCACTGCACCGGGGAGCATAACCGTGTACGAAAATCAAGCCACTCCTTTGACAGGTATAAGCTTTAGTGATACGGATGCCGGGAGCGGCAGCGTGACAGTTGATTTTACAGCGACAAGCAGCACGTTCTCTGCTATTTCAGGCGGGGGAGTCATTGCAAGCGGAACTGGCACCTCTTCCTTAGAATTAACTGGTACTATTTCAAATATCAATGCATACATCACGGCCAATAATGTTAGTGTTACGATGAATATTAACTCAGGGCCTGGGTCATTGACTATTACCATAAATGACAATGGAAACACAGGTTCAGGCGGGGCCTTAAGTGGTTCATCATCAATTATGCTTGTACCAAAACCAAGAATATCATCCCTAAGCCCAATGAGTGGATCGGCTGCCGGAGGGACTTCAGTATCAATTACCGGCAGCGGTTTCAGCGGAGCTACCGACGTGAAATTCGGCAGTACCTCCGTTACGGGCTATACTGTCATCAATGATTCCTTAATCACAGTAACCTCTCCGGCGGGAAGCGGTCTTGTCGATGTCACCGTGACCGGACCCGGCGGAACAAGTGCTCCAAGTCCCAATGACCAATTTACCTACCTTGTACCCAACCAGGACCAAGGCGCTCCCACAGGGTTAACCGGAATCACCCCCACTACGGCAGCAAACAATGACGGCAAAATCACCGGAGTCAGTGACAGCATGGAATACCGTCTTCAGGGAGCGGCCACTTTCACCCCAGTTACGGCTTTGGCTACAGAAATCACCGACTTGGCAGCAGGGACCTATCAAGTAAGATATGCGGCAAGAACAGGGTTTAATGCGGGTACTGCCGCTGATGTAGTTGTTCCGGCGTATATTCCCCCAATTACTCCCCCCATATCTTCCTCTTCATCATTTCTCTCCCTGGGAGATTCCATTGCCTGTGGCATGAGTGCTGCAACCGGAAGTGATTATTCCCATCTATTCTATAACCATCTGCTGGCAGACTCCGCCTTCAGTCAACTTACCCTAAATAATCTGGCCGTATCAGGAGATAAGAGCAGCGATTTGCTGCAGAGGTTACAAACGCCCCAATATATCACGGCTGTTGGCAATGCTAAGGTAATTACCATAAGCATAGGCGGAGATAATTTGCTTTCCCCGGTCATTGCTTCAGTTTGTACAGCCTTTGGTGTTAACCCCGCCAGTCCCAATTTAACAGCGGATTTGGCAGCGGCAATGGCTGTGAACCCTAACAAAAATGCCATCCTGACCAGTTTGGCTAATTCCCCAGCCTTACGCCAAGCTTTACAATCTGGGGTCGGCCAATTCGGCACTGATTTTCCGCAGATTATAGCAGCCATAAAAACTCTATCCCCGCAGGCTCAAATCTACGTCCTCAATCTCTACAATCCTTTTGGCGAACAGGATCCGTTGTATCCGGTTTTTGATCCCTTGATCAGGGGGATCAATCAAGTGCTCAGCAATAATGCAGGGTTAGGCTATCGAGTCGCCGACGTTTATACGAAATTCAGAAATACCTCAGGAGCCGTCGCCTTTAACCTGGGAGCAATACAGCTTGATCCGCATCCCACAACTGCAGGTCATGGTGCAATCTATCAGGCCCTTCTTAATGCTGAATCAGGACAGCTCCCATTAAGCTATTACACTGTCAATATCGCCCCTTTGACAGGCGGAAGCATAACAGCCATCTCATCGTCAGCAACTTCTGGTTCTGCCATCAGCCTCGCCATAACTCCAGATAATGGGATGCAGTTGAAACCAGGCACTTTGGTTTATAATGACGGAATTACAAATCACTCCATCAACGGCACCAGCTTCACGATGCCGGCAGCAAATGTTGTGGTAAAGGCAGAGTTTGAGGCAACCGCAACAACATCAGGGGCAATCTATTATTCTGTAGACATTGGAAGTTTGACAGGTGGCAATATCACAGCCAGCCCAACATTGGCGACATCCGGCTCAGCCATCAGCCTCACCATAACTCCGGATAATGGGATGCAGTTAAAACCGGGGACACTAGTCTATAATAATGGAATTACAAACTATGTTATCAGCGGGACCGGCTTCACGATGCCGGCGGCAAATGTTGTAATAACGGCAGAGTTTGAGATCATCTCACCTGCACAGGGGGTATCTTCTGATAACCGAGGCGGTTCCTATTCCTCCTCATCACCAGTTTCTACTTCGACTTCCACTTCCACAACAATCAGCGGCAAGGTCATAGACAGCACTTCCGGTGATACTTTGGCTAATGCAGCGGTTACTGTTATGACCGATAGTAATGGCAAAACAACAATTTCTATGAAGGCAGCTCAAACCGTCATGTATAAACAATCGAATGGAACCACAGACTCTCTATCGGACTTGTCTAAAATTGCTGTTACCGGTAATAATGGAATGACTGCGGCCATATCTGCCGATGGAACAATCCAAGTGTCGGATTTGGCGAAAGGGACGGATAATAACTTTGCTATAACGTATGATTTAGGTAATGGTCAGAAGATAACGATTGGAACTCTGGATATCAACGTCGATAGTAACGGTAACGTTACTGTGACAACAACTTTAATTGACCCCTACGGCATTATCACTGATGCGGCTACAGGAAAGGCTTTGGAAAGCGTTCATGTTACCCTGTATTATGCCGATACTGAGAGGAATAAGGCTTCAGGAAAAACCCCGGATGCCGTTGTCGCACTGCCGGGTATCTCCGGATTTGGGCCTAATGATAATAAAAATCCTCAGGACAGTGATAAAAGCGGTGCCTATGGTTTCATGGTCTTCCCCAATTCAGATTATTACATCGTCGCAACTAAAGATGGCTATGAAAGCTACAAAAGCATGACCATTGCAGTGGAACAAGAAATCGTCAAGTGGGATTTTAAAATGAGCAGGCCCCTGACCGGCGTTACAAGACTGTCAGGAAACAGTTGTGTTGATACGGCTTTGGCCATCGCGAAAGCCAGTTATACAGGAAAGGTGAACAGTGTCATCTTGACCACAGCCGAAAACTACCCGGATGCATTAGCCGGAAGCGTACTGGCCTATAAGCTGAATGCACCGATTCTTTTGGTTGGAAGTACAGATGCTGATCAAGAAAAAGTTTTGGACTATATGAAGAATGATCTGGATTCTTCGGGAACCGTCTATATCTTAGGTGGTACGGCTGCTGTCAGCAGTGCAGTGGAGAGTAAAGTAACAGCCTGCGGCTTTACGAAGATAACCCGTTTAGGCGGAACAGACCGTTATGAAACCTCAGCCAAAATTGCCGATCAATTGGCTGTTAAAACTGGGACACCAATCGTCCTGGCCTATGGCGAAAACTATCCCGACGCTCTCTCCATCAGCAGCATTGCGGCCCAGATGCAAGCACCTATCCTGTTAGTTTCAAACGACGGAATCAGTGACAGCATCAGGCAGGAAATACAATCTATCAAGCCCTCGAAAGTCTATATTATCGGCGGAGAAGGGGTTATTAGTTCAACGGTTGAGAGTCAGATTCAACAACTCAGCGGTTTGTCCCAGGCGAATATCGTGAGAATATGGGGAGCAGACCGTTATGCAACGTCCCTGGCAGCAGCCAAATACTTTAATTTAGCCAGCCCTACGATTTGTATAGCCACCGGCGGGAATTTTCCGGATGCCCTGGCCGGAAGCAGTTATGCGGCTAATCACAATGCTTCCATTTTGTTGGTTGATGACAGTATGTCTGATCAGCTGGAGAATTATCTTTTGAATAAAAAACTTACCAGTGCAGCCATTTTCGGTGGAGAAGCTGTAATCAGCAAGATGATTGAGCAGAAGATTAATGGGTTAATTGAAAAATAG
- a CDS encoding response regulator has product MMIKCIIVDDEWYNLEEISKLVAKTGFMSVEGKYQNPVRALEEVTVISPQVAFIDIGMLEMDGITLAEKLMEKEPSMRIVFITAWDQYAIQAFDLNALDYVMKPIKLERFQRMAAKIQKEVQLKVSLQSSSDLKIKCFDQLEVSIGDNPVKWERAKAEELFAYLLMNHGRYIHKDTIIQDLWPGYEYAKALAILQTSICKIRSVFSRNKREVTLNFNRGKYCLSISRAECDYLEAEKVLSQYKTGDKAVYEAVEKACKQFAGGFLPRQGYVWSLEKDEELRRRLALSLKEIMAAYLIEGNNVKVLRVLKLLAGLEPYDEEINCRLLALLADQGDYRGVTNHYQWLTRILREEYGTVPSAQIIGVVNSFYDQIK; this is encoded by the coding sequence ATGATGATCAAATGTATTATTGTCGATGATGAATGGTATAATCTCGAAGAAATAAGCAAGCTGGTTGCAAAGACGGGTTTTATGTCCGTCGAAGGGAAGTATCAAAACCCGGTTAGGGCCTTGGAAGAAGTAACAGTTATCTCTCCCCAGGTGGCGTTTATTGATATCGGGATGCTGGAAATGGACGGGATAACTCTTGCGGAAAAGCTTATGGAAAAGGAGCCTTCAATGAGGATTGTTTTTATAACTGCCTGGGATCAGTACGCTATCCAAGCCTTTGATTTGAATGCCCTGGATTATGTGATGAAACCGATCAAACTTGAACGTTTCCAAAGGATGGCTGCTAAGATTCAGAAGGAAGTGCAATTAAAGGTTTCGCTTCAATCCTCTTCAGACCTTAAAATTAAATGTTTTGATCAATTGGAAGTCAGCATCGGAGATAATCCTGTGAAATGGGAGCGGGCTAAGGCTGAAGAACTTTTTGCTTATCTCCTCATGAACCATGGCAGGTATATACATAAAGATACGATAATTCAAGACCTCTGGCCGGGATATGAGTATGCAAAAGCATTGGCGATCCTGCAAACCTCTATTTGTAAAATCAGGAGTGTCTTCTCTCGGAATAAAAGAGAGGTGACACTGAATTTCAACAGAGGAAAATACTGCCTCTCTATTTCCCGGGCCGAATGTGATTACCTTGAAGCGGAAAAGGTCTTATCCCAATACAAGACGGGGGATAAAGCAGTTTATGAGGCGGTGGAAAAGGCTTGTAAGCAGTTTGCCGGGGGTTTTCTGCCCCGGCAGGGATATGTATGGAGCTTGGAAAAGGATGAAGAATTGAGAAGGAGACTTGCCCTGAGCCTGAAAGAGATTATGGCTGCCTATTTAATAGAGGGAAATAATGTTAAGGTATTAAGGGTTTTGAAGCTCCTGGCCGGCTTAGAGCCTTACGATGAAGAAATCAATTGCCGACTGTTAGCGTTACTTGCAGATCAAGGTGATTATCGGGGAGTTACAAACCATTACCAATGGCTGACAAGAATTCTCAGAGAGGAATACGGCACAGTTCCTTCGGCTCAGATCATAGGGGTAGTTAATAGTTTCTATGATCAAATAAAATAG